The stretch of DNA CACCATCGTAAGGATCAACAGGAACCGCTGCCAACAGTGTCGCTTCAAGAAGTGCCTGTCAGTGGGCATGAGCCGAGACGGTCAgcactcacctgtctgtctgttcaccTGTACACCTGCCTGTCAGCCTGATAGCATTAGCACGTAGctacagaaatacacaagaaCCACAGAGGTGTCTTCAGTCTCTTTGCCTGATTAGACCCtctccatagcaacagcagctgaggtTCACGAACTGAACAGGTAGAGACACCTTTGCTTCAGTCAAACCCTCATCTTTAAGCCAACGCCAATGAGAAGTCCTAAAAGTTCTCAGAAAAGGGGTAAAATTTTAGCATGTGTATTCCCTGTCAACTGAGCTAAATCCATCAGCACCAAATTAAAACAAGCTGATAAATGAACCACGAGTCGAATCTGTTGTCGAACTTTATTTTAGCAGCACTAGCTGCACTGTTCTATGGATGTTAAAACCAGTCAGTCACATCTTAAAAACCACAGGATGGAGTGTGATGAAATCTggttcccctcaggatgaactgcaATCCTCCgacttttcatccagcagcaggtcaacattttaatttgacccGTACTTACACATCAAGTGTAAGAACTTAAGTTTAACTTCATGCAAATGTTCTGCGATTCTGAGGCCAGATCCAATCCCACTGGTTTCAAAgccacagaaacagagatgtTCCTGGCCCAGATTCAGACCACAGTCCAGATCAGTCCCACTCACTGGCGTCACTGttgtttcaaacagattcaacaACTCAAAGTCACTGAGGTCACAAGTctcctcattctgatgtttgaggTGAAcgttaactgaagctcctgacctggatctgcaggattttatgccCTGCTGCCATACGACTGGCTGATTGGATGATTTCATGCATAGGCAGGTGCAGGTGTCCctctaataaagtgcttgctgagtgtatgtatgtaatgttaTAATGTACGTCTGTCTTTAACACGTCCTGCTCCTGCCGCTCCTCCGTCCACAGCGGTTCGTTTCGGTCGGATCCCGAAGCGTGAGAAACAGAGGATGCTGGCTGAGATGCAGAGCGCCATGAACAACATGGTCAACAACCAGCTGCAGAACGACTTCCAGCTCgccagcctctcctcctcctcctcctccttttcttcgtcgtcgtcgtcgtcatcatcttcttcttcttcatcctcctctccctgcccGAGGGTGACCATCGCCCCCCAGCCCCAGCCCTCAGCCCTGCTGCTTGCCCCCTCCTCGCCTTCCCCTCCTGCCccagcctcctcttcctcgcccgctcctcttcctcttcctcctcccccttgtCAGAGCCCCTCCGTCTCCTCTCCCCCCCCCGCCGCGGCCCGGACTGGACTATCTCGCCCATCGCCCAGCGCACGCGCACCCTCCTCCTGTTCCACGACACGCTGCTAATCCCCCCCACaccaccacagcagcagcagagcagcagcacacccacacacccacaacagggagaggaggggccCAAACCGGGGCCCAACCACGCCATTAACGGTTACCTCAACACCACACCACCaaccaccaacaacaacaacatggacACGGGGCGCTACCTGCGCCCGCGGACGACTGTAACGGCACAACGCACACCCACAGGACAGGAGGCGGAGCTTACACATAGTAAaatgatgaggaggagagaggagtcaGCGTCATGATCACTCAGGCAGAAACTGTCCAGGAAAGACTGTCGCGGCGGCGCGAGTAGTGCTAAGAAGAACCGATCAAAGAATTTATTGCtatattttaaatgcagagtatttttactcTTCTTCCAACGCTGCTCTCACTTCGTCTCAGTCCACACATCGTTTCACTGGTCAGGCCTTCAACCTGTGGAGCAACGCAAGCCCTGACACTGTCGCTGAGCTCTGCTTGGATGATCACTGTTCAGGGGAGGGATGAAGCGACCTGTCACCTGATTGGTTGACGGAACTCTACTCTCTCTGCAGGCCTGTCCAATGAACATGCAGCCTGACACTGATCCTTCAAAGACCCCCCAGGAGATCTGGGAGgacttctctctgtccttcacCCCCGCCGTCAGAGAGGTGGTGGAGTTCGCCAAACATATCCCAGGATTCAGCGCTCTGTCCCAGAACGACCAGGTCACCCTGCTGAAGGCCGGCACCTTCGAGGTACGACGCCTCTGTGGTGATACCAACACCTGACCCGTGTTTTACACTGACATTAATAACTTGATTTTCAATAGAACCAGACGCTCTGTTTTCCTCCATTGTTAATTTACTAATTGGGCCCGTTTCAATTCTATTAGGCAAAGTTTTCCAAATCTTTCCAGAACTTAGTTTCTTGTGAATTTAATCTGAACtactggagttttttttaaaggtgctatttgtTCGTTTTCTCTGCCGCCAAATGAGGTTTTGAAAAAACGTACATATAGCACCATCAAgagtaacaaaaaacaaaaagagtggACGTACGCAAACTTATTGTGTCCCCGGAACAAGTGTTTTTGAAGTTCACTTAttactattttctttttatttatgtattgtttttgatcattttatcattattcTTTACTTGGAttattcccatcagcctccaCAAAGTGGTCGCCATCTTCCTGGGGTCGACACTAAGACAAGAACAATGAGAACAAACAATGATTTAAAATTGCACAGTAAAACAAGAAAACGCACCATAAGCCAAATATAGAGATAAGAATGTGGGTGAAATGACTctaaatataaaaagataaacattGAATAGAAACttacaatgaaaacagaaacaattgttgaaaatgaataaccacaaaaataaattaaaaagaatcaCAAATATTCCAAAACAACAATTACCaacatcagtttttgtttaattgactTGTTGAAAGAAAATATACTTTTGATGTGTCTGATGTCGATGGgatcttttaattttataatgatagtataatttaatatttctctgttattattattgcagtTTAACGGTGAAAAATGTATCCATGcaatacaaataacaaataaaactaagcaaaaaaagaaaaaaaacccttaaagtaaaaagaagaaatacaggCAGCAACCGGTGGCCATCAGAGGAACTGCAGCTGACTGGCTTCCacgtgtttttcttctttccctgcAGGTGCTGATGGTGCGCTTTGCGTCGTTGTTCAACGTGAGGGAACAGACGGTGACGTTTCTCTCTGGCGCCACCTACAgcctggaggagctgcaggcgATGGGGATGAGCGAGCTGCTGGGAGCCATGTTCGACTTCAGCCACAAACTGGCCGCACTGGAGCTGAACGCTGAGGAACTGGGACTGTTCACCGCCGTGGTGCTGGTGTCTGCAGGTGAGGACGGAAGGATGATGGAGGGATGTGATGCAGGGGTGATCAAGGGGTGAGTCGTGGACCAGACGCTCTCTCACGAGAGCCTCTCTCAGTCTGCGTTATTCTCTGTACCTGTGTTCTTGGGACTTGTGAAAAGTCATCAGTCACGACTCAAGTACTGATCCCAGTCCACATCTGAAGTGTTCCCAGCACTTCGACTGCAGCCCAGCCAATACAGGGTTCGTGAGGCAGAtgctaatgttttaaaaaagagataACGACATGTTGACCAAtcatacttttcttttttttaaacagttatgACCAAGAAATGTACAAGGCAGGACATTTTATGCTGCAAAAGCAATTTCTTAAATTTGTTGTCATTAATTAGCTGACATGTACCCCGATGTATTCATGCCTGCAATGAGCTAATATCAGTCGATGTAACAGCCGGGGGGGATTTTTGGTCGGGCTCTAGAGAAAAGAACAGGGCCCAGAATCGAGCCCTGAGGTACACCGCCACGAGACGAGAAGTCCCTACGTTTCTGAAGTAACAGAAACGTAGGGACGTCGCGTCCTGGACAGGGTTCCTCatgttttcttcctcctccctctctcttagaCCGCTCCGGTATCGAGAACGTGGCATCagtggagcagctgcaggagaaCCTAATCCGAGCTCTGCGCTCGTTGGTCGGCAAGTCGGACGTCGCCTCCGGCAACAACCACCACAACCTGGACTCGCCGCGCTTCACCAAACTGCTGCTGAAGCTGCCCGACCTGCGAACGCTCAACAACATGCACTCTGAAAAGCTGCTTTCCTTCCGCATCGACGCCTGATGACGTCGTCAGTGGCGTCACCGGTCCCTCTGTTCAGACTCGGATCAGGATCACTGCCTGTGGTCGCCAGTGACGATAAACACGATCGTGCGGAGCTCTCTCTCGCTGCGATCATCCCATTACGTCATCATCCCAGCGTGCCGATGATGATGTCCTCGCCACAACATCATTAAGACATGGTGATGATGTCATCAACAGAACCGTTTAGCACGCAGCTCACCgccaaaataaaagtctctAGCTTACCGGGCGGCTTCTTGGCTACCAGAATCCTCCAGACTGGACACGGTAAAGGAGCAGTCCGGCATTTTAAGAAACCTGTTTTTTGACCTTTTACGccaaaatgattattattaattcaaTCTCTGTGGATCGAGTACGAAGTGTTTAGCCTAGTTGAGCAGAAGGACTGGAGGCAGAGGGAAACTGCTAGCATAGCTTCACCTTCTCTTTCACTTTATTCTATTATGACCCCACAAGCAGGTACGGAGGTAGTTacagagggtaaaaaaaaccccaagaaaCATAAGTAACGCAAGTGGACGTTCCCCAAACCGTCCcggaaagaaataaacaaattcatAACTACACAAGCCGACGAGTAAACAAGCATATTATAACCGCCGTTATCATTTTAGCAGGACCTGTGACTCCCGAGTGCCGTAACACTGGCGagcttttcttcctgtctccagtctttgtgctaagccaGGCTAATGGACCTCATCGCTGAAAGCGATGTCTGTCTGAAACATCTGCAGCCGGGGTCCGGGCTGACTCAGCAGCTTGTGATGGGACAGATCGACTGAATGTGAACCGATACAGGCTAAAAACCCAGGGATCAAGTTGTAGCTCACAGCTAACTCACTGTCTCCATAGCAACACTGGAGTCCCAAAGCCTAGGGCACGCTTGTACCCGAAatcagagaaagacaaagtatAATGACAGGAGTGATAAAATCCAGTACATTTTTTCGGTATTACTAAGTCTCATCGTGGTTCTCATGGTTCTCGTGGTTCTCATACTCCTGACACAGCTACTCTCCCCTCTGTCCATTCATATGCTGATTTTCAACCTGCGTTGAAAACCCACTGACTTAAAAGTCAGTTTAAAATTGGGCCCATGAGATCACAGTACCTCTCCTAACTGTTTTTACCACCTGAAACCCCTGCATCCGAgcagaaaacacattaaaacccgttcatatatattataaattgACCCCACATTTGGGATCAGCCCCGCAGCCTTTACAGGGTTTTCTTTGCCCTCGTGTCCTCACGAACTGAGGTGACTCCTTTAAAATGAGCTGATTTCAGTGTAAAGTTCTGCCATTTTAAACGCTGGTGTGACCAGGCTTTGCCTCTGAGTAAAACAGAACACGGCAGGGTTTACACTAGATGTCAGACTCTTCCAGTAGAAAGGGGACATCCACAGCTTCCAAGCTCCACGTTGACCGGACATTTTGTCGGAAAACGACGCAGGCAAGGACAAACATCGGTCCGGGTCCACCCTCCGGTACGAGGGAGCAGCGGTGACGGACAGCCTCGCTGACCAATGAGACGGTGGAGGGACGAAGTCAAAAGCGGAAAATCAGACATAAGAGCGAGCTGCAGCGTGCAGACCGAAGCCTCAACCAGTCGCCTCTCTGACAAACATTATGCAGCAAACCttctgtacaaaaactaaacactCAAGTACAAACGTCCAGTTATACTGGAACTGTTTGGAGAACTGTGTAGGACACAAAGATATACAAAGATATTCTACatctatattttttgttaatatgaATATATGCCTGTGCAAATATTATGACTATAAAAGTGTGTGGGGCTCAAACTGTGTGTACGACAGGTTTGAAACACTGTGGAGTATAAAACGCATCTAAAGGAAAAGAGATGTTCTGgtgtatgtattttaatgtgtgttttatgttgtaaagacattatatatataaaactataCGCTCATAAGGATCCTGCCGGCCTCATCTTTGGTTCTTTTGTCTCTGAAGAGTTTGAGCTCTAGTACAGAGATGCTTGTTTGAAAATCACAGAGCTCCTCTAAAGGGCCACAGAGGGACACAGACCGTCTCTTTCAACCGGGGGGGTCCACGGATGGTCATTGTTATTTCAGTCAATTTTGGAGTGAAAACTCAAAACATCACCCACTTCCAGCTTTTCCACTGCGAAGATTtagtgtttctctgtttgttatAAACTGAATCTCATTGTGATCTTACACAGTTTTAGATGAAAAATCggtgaagaagaaaataaagtcaGGGGCCCTTTACTTCCGTGTGTCCAGGGACCCACTGTTTCATAATAAAATGTCTCGACggaatgaaattaaaaagaaaaaataatttcaatggAACAGTaactacacagaaaataataaacagctaaatgaataaaaaaggttGTATATTACCTAAACCGCATTCGTCTACATCTACAGCTACACACAACCAACGTAATACTCAGACTATACTTCTTTAAACAACGTAAAGGAATTAAATAACAGCATAAAAACAATCAGGTCGGATCCAACAGATAACAAATGCTTTAACCCGAACCAGATCCCATTCTCTTTTTCACGGATTTTTCAAACCTCAGTCTAAAATGATccggacacacacagacattcgGAAACATGGAAGCAGATCAGtgcataaatacacaataaTCATTAATGGTCTGTGGGAGAACTTCAGCGGGCACAGAGACACCGTCAGGGGTGGAGGCAGAGGAAAGTCAGTCACACGGACCAGAAGTAGGTCAAACTCAAGCCTCATAACCAACTTTCCACTCTGCTCCCTGATTGGTCAGCCGCTGCTAAACCTCAACATCCCCACCGGCCAATCGCGAGGCAGCAGGTGGAGTCTTGCGCGGTGTCCCAGTTTCAGAGGACAGATGCACAGATTCTCACATTGTTTCCAGCAAGTGCGTTTATTTCTTATGTAACAGCTTTAAGCACAGTTTACTGTGCTGGTTGTTGCTCGGTTCGGATGCCGAGTAAAACTGGGACGGCATCGATCTTGTGTCTCCACAGCTGCTTGTTTGAGTTTAAGCACAACAGCTGCTTCAACTTTATTCAATCAGGTGTTTTTTGTTGAGACTAAGGACCCGTCCCGGCGCCCACGCACGCAGTATTCGCAGCAGTCGGGTGCCCACTTCTGTGATGTGTTTCCCGGTAGCTGCAGAGTGGAGGTTTCGGCAGAGCTCGCCGGACTCTCGTGGGACGTCTGGTGCAAACACGTCAGGGTTTCTGCGGCGCTCAGCTGATTAAACGAAAGACTTTAATACCGCAGGTAATTCACCTGAACCGCGTCTCCACGGTCGAGGAAGGAAACACAGTCAACAGACTATAAGACACTGCCTGTTGGCTTGGTTgacatttacatcacatttttggCAGCACCTCCCATTAGCGTGACCTGGACCCACGTATGGATCACTGAGCGGGCCCGCAGAGCACAGGCCCCGGGGCCCGAGGGGTCAGAGAGCCACAAAACGACAACAGACCAGATGatttgtagtcgttttgtgtctctcccAGTCCGGGGCAGTCTTGGTCCCACGTAGGAGGGCAGGGGGCCTTTTGCTTGTCTGTGCCCGCGCGTCCGTTCTCTCATAATCCGTCCAGGCCTGGACTCAGGTGAGATGCGATGCAGAGTCGATGGATGAATTAACCAACGAAAACAGAAATAACCCGTGCGTTCTGAGAGGATGATTCCTAACAACTGTTTAACTGACGTCCCTGTCGACAGCAGGTTCGGGACCTTCGTGATGAAAGTCAAGACTGAATCCATCCTGACACGTGGCTCCACGAAGCTCAGATGTTTTTCAGGACACggttacaaaacaaacattaaggAGCTGAAGGAATAAATATTAGTTACTAAttgagaaagcaaataagtcaAGTTATCCACCAGCAGTTATGGCAGGAGCCGAGCTCCGCTCTTTCGTGTCGCGTTTCCTCCCAAACACCACGACGACGTTTGTCAATGCGTGAAACGGCAACGCTCAGAATCAGCTCTGTGGGCTGTAGCATGACGACGTGGAATCAAGTCAGGCTCTTCTCCCCCATTTCCCCCCCGGACATCCGTTGAGTGTCCCAGTGCTCCACCAGTAGGAGCCCAGTACTTAGTCCCTCGTTCCCCACGGTCCTGTTCTCTTCCCCTGAACCTACGTTCGAGTACCAGCAGGAACCGGTCAGTGTTTTATTGGGACCTGATTCATGCAACAAAATCAAACTGGAATCACAGGCTGGATTATTAAGTGTTTCCATTATTTCtatatagtttttaatttaactccTTCTACTGCTCAGAGCCAGAGGTCAGGAAACTTAAAGTAGCAGTTTTATTGAAACGAACGACTGTCCGTCTTCTGGATTCGTtgatttgtctataaaatgacaggaaacagTGAACGCAGCCTGTCCTGATTCCCAGAGTCCGCTTCAAAACTCAAAGAGACTCAGGTTACATAGAGAAAACTGACACGAGCAGAAACACGTTTCACTGTACATCCTGTGGTATGAATGTGAGCAATACAGATCCTTGAGTCCTTGAGTCCTTGAATCCTACCCTGGACCTCCAGGACGGTGAAGACCGTCAGCGTGTGTGTCCGTTTGGTTTCAGACACATGACGCCTCTCGGTTTCCTGACATGTTATCTCATCACGTCTACATGTGTGTTATGTCACACTGTGCAGTAGAAGTGCAGAGTGCACCCTGGGAGGCCCTCAGGGGGAGGCGGCAGGCCGAAAGACCGCAAACACCGCCCCCTGGTGGACACACTGCAGCGTTGCAGGGACagcattacaaaataaaagccccacCTCAACTCAAAGACGTTCAGGAGCTTTTTGTTTGTGCCAGTTTACATACGAGAGCAGCTTTTCtacttttgtttaattaaaaaaataaaaaaatcgtCACTCCTCACAGGATTTCACAGATCTAAGACTAATTTCACAGTAAGAGAGATTTCCTGGTTGTTCTGGGTGTAAAaggtttatttacactttgaTGTTTtgtacaatgaaataaaacagaaacacaaacagcgACAAGCAGACCGGTGGACACGGCTTTAGTATAAGAACAGGATCAATCTTTCCTCTGTGTCCAACAAACGCAGAGGGGACAAATACAGGTCAGACACTGACACCCAGTGGACATTAGAGGGATAAAAGGTAAACGTGTGgagggacagaaagaagaggagaagacaaaGGGATGAACGAAGCGTCCGTCAGATGAGTGgactgctgcagagaaaaaccAACCAGTCCGTCAGGCTGAGATCGGTTTTATGAggctgaaagacagagacagattagTCCACTTTTATCAACCGGTGAcctctgttttgtatttctgtcttgTAGAGCATCAGAGCCACAGAGGGCACAAAACCATCGGAGATTTCCAGAATAAAAGGTGTGATATTTTCGGAAACAGTCAGAATTCTGCGAGAGTGAACTTTCTTTTAACTTAATTAGAGCGGGAAGTTGTATCCTATCGGTTGTAACGTATGAACACAGACGGTGTTTCCTCGCCGAGCTGCCGTGGACGAAGACGTCCTGCTGATCACATGCGGCCAACAGTAACTGTCCACGTGAGCGACGGGACAAAGATCCTCAACTGACCTGTGTCTCTCAAGCACTTTAGAACgaggtttttgtttgtgtggcgTTACCTTCAGTCCAGATGTGTCCAGAGGCTGTCCATCTCTGCGTACCGACAGCAGTCGGGCTCGTCCGCTGCTCGGGtacccctcctccacctccaggtGACACACCAGCAGTGCCGACTTCAGGTAGACCAGCAGACGCCGAGCGGGACGCCAGTCGATGGCGAAActggaaacacaaagacacgGGAGACGGATATTAAAGGTCCGGAACAGAGACGTGTCCGGGAAGTCTTGGGCCTAGCTTAGCGCGAAGACGCAGACACCTTTCAACAGCTCCGAGTCGCTCAGCACCTCGGAATCTGCATCTCAGATTGACCTGTTTTAAAGTGGCCCTATGTCCGTTTCCTCTGCCCGCGATCGTGGTTTCTCGCTGGGAGCAGGCGGTGGTGACGGTCGCTCACCGAGAGCTTCGGCCATCGTcgcgtttacaagacaagaggttagagGTCGTCCAGTGACGAGACGGGCCGGGGCGGGGCTcgctggttagcatgctaactgcGGCAGAAGAGAAGTGGAGGTTTCTGGTAAAACGGTGTCCTAGTGATGACGACAAACCCTCAGAGTTCAAGCAAACAAGCGGGTTTCCCAAAATACCGTACTGTTCCTTTAAACATGGAGAAACCGCTCTATTTGTAAGGGGATTCTCAAATGATTCTTTGTATAACTACTACATCTACGACGGCCGTTATAATAGTAGAGAGTATTAATAAATGTGTCGGTTTTTAAAGGGACTCTTGAACGATACATTATAAGTACATGAGTCGGTTTTTCCCCATTAACAGCAGCTGGTTCAGATAACATGAAGTCAGTCTCAGCAGTGTCAGCTCCTCATGACGGGTGATTATTGGTTATTGATCTGACAGCTTTCAGTCCGAGGGTAGAAGAAGCAGTCGGCAGGTTTTTGTCTTTAAACAAACGGGGCGCGGAGGCTCACCTGGACCTCAGGGCCTGGATCTCAGACAGAAGCTCAGCCTGACCCAGGTAACACTGCATCACCTCCAGCAGGGCGGCGCTCAGCTCTGACCGTCTGCCCGACAGACAGTCCTCCGCCAGACCGGCTGTCCCCTCATTCACCTGCGCAGAGACACGGCGACTTTAAATAAGACAGACTAACGAAGGAGGCAAGGAGGTAAGGAGAGCGGAGACAAGGCAAGAGGAGGCAGGGAGACAAGGAGACATTTATCCTGGTAACAGAGTAAAATCAGACGATAAAATCCAAATGTCTCCATGTgaactgaaaatacaaaacatcaGGTTATCCAATCAGCGGTTAGACCAGGTGAGAGCCAGGCGTTTCCCATCATGCCCTGCAGCACCTGGCTCTAATCGGGATCAGGTGATCAGATCTCCAATGAGCCTTACCTGAAGTCTGAAGCGCTCGTCGGAGCTCCAGGTGACCGACAGCTTCAGCGGCTCCAGCTCATTGGACGACAGGTCAGAGGAGGGTCGTGGCCTGAGCGCCACACACACCTCCAACTGGTTGAAGGACAGCAGGTTGATCTGCACGACTTCCTGTACGGCAGAGACGTACACCTGCAGCCTGACAGGTGAACGGGAAGCTGAGTTAGTGACCAATCAGATAACCTGAAAAAGGGTCACGTGACCTGACGACACTCACTCCTCTCTGAGTCTCTGCCAGCTGATCAGCTGACCGAGCACCGCCTCTGACTCCGCCCTCAGCTGGGTCAGCTGACGATCGCATGCCTGCAATGCATTCTGGGCCTTCAGCAGAGACTCCTCCAGCTGTTCATGCTGCTGCTTCTGAagacgaggagaggagacgaggagaggggacaaggagaggagacgaggaggaggtTTTGTTCATCGGTTTGGTGGACGGCTTTAAATACTACGATACCCAAGAGCCTCGACTACTGTTTccatggagaagaagccagtcagTGCCTCACGTCGCGGAATTGTTAAGCTCTGTGGTTGGatgtttgtcagtgaaatgcaccttgggagttgAAGTCAAGCTCTCCCCtcagtttttatgtccacagCTTCTTGTAGCTTTGACCTTTATCAAAGATTCAggtattttctgacagttgtcGACGTTTTGTTCTCATGACGGAGGAAGGAGAGTTTCATGTTGAGCTGGGACTCACTAACTCACCACCGCAGGAACCAGGAGAGTCTGACAGAACAGCTCACACCTCTATAGCAACCACTTAGTAACACCATGGTAACCAAGTTCATGACCCTAGCAACCATTTTTTAATGCTATAATAACCGTTGGGTATCGCCCCAGCAGCCACTTAGCAACCACTCCAACCTGCTTCTACTTCatctgactgtgtgtgcgtgtgtgtgtgtgcgcgttgaCACCTTGCTGTGCAGCTGTTGGACCAgctgtgtgagagtgtgtcgTCTGTTGTGGATCTGTTGGACTCTGTCCTGCAGAGATCTGAGCAGAgtctctgtctcctccaccCCCGACCTGCTCTCCACCTTCAGAGCCTTCCACCTGCCCCGAGCCCCGCCCTCTGACAAacgagaacacacacacacgcacacgcacacgcacacacagacacacgcacacacacgtacatccATGTAGAAATCATTCTCCTCTGATAATCCTCTGCAGCCAGAGGAGGTGCTGTGCAGCCATAGTTTTATTATGgggata from Xiphias gladius isolate SHS-SW01 ecotype Sanya breed wild chromosome 3, ASM1685928v1, whole genome shotgun sequence encodes:
- the nr1d1 gene encoding nuclear receptor subfamily 1 group D member 1, with the translated sequence MTTTAMDTSGGGGGGTGGVISYVGSCGGSPTRTSPVSMYSENSNSQTCFTSSSSSLTPSFLSSSSSSSSGSSGEDGSSSAGGSPRGRDDGGSLRASPNKSVASLTKLNGMVLLCKVCGDVASGFHYGVHACEGCKGFFRRSIQQNIQYKKCLKNESCTIVRINRNRCQQCRFKKCLSVGMSRDAVRFGRIPKREKQRMLAEMQSAMNNMVNNQLQNDFQLASLSSSSSSFSSSSSSSSSSSSSSSSPCPRVTIAPQPQPSALLLAPSSPSPPAPASSSSPGEEGPKPGPNHAINGYLNTTPPTTNNNNMDTGRYLRPRTTACPMNMQPDTDPSKTPQEIWEDFSLSFTPAVREVVEFAKHIPGFSALSQNDQVTLLKAGTFEVLMVRFASLFNVREQTVTFLSGATYSLEELQAMGMSELLGAMFDFSHKLAALELNAEELGLFTAVVLVSADRSGIENVASVEQLQENLIRALRSLVGKSDVASGNNHHNLDSPRFTKLLLKLPDLRTLNNMHSEKLLSFRIDA
- the si:dkey-225f5.4 gene encoding uncharacterized protein si:dkey-225f5.4 isoform X2 gives rise to the protein MMSLLEGLGSAQQLVTLPCPPQPEGGARGRWKALKVESRSGVEETETLLRSLQDRVQQIHNRRHTLTQLVQQLHSKKQQHEQLEESLLKAQNALQACDRQLTQLRAESEAVLGQLISWQRLREELQVYVSAVQEVVQINLLSFNQLEVCVALRPRPSSDLSSNELEPLKLSVTWSSDERFRLQVNEGTAGLAEDCLSGRRSELSAALLEVMQCYLGQAELLSEIQALRSSFAIDWRPARRLLVYLKSALLVCHLEVEEGYPSSGRARLLSVRRDGQPLDTSGLKPHKTDLSLTDWLVFLCSSPLI
- the si:dkey-225f5.4 gene encoding uncharacterized protein si:dkey-225f5.4 isoform X1, with the translated sequence MAEVRAVLQRCDPSLLDPCGDSEQPDSAEGARMVLYLTDSRRVQKVLWRQLFVLDSMMSLLEGLGSAQQLVTLPCPPQPEGGARGRWKALKVESRSGVEETETLLRSLQDRVQQIHNRRHTLTQLVQQLHSKKQQHEQLEESLLKAQNALQACDRQLTQLRAESEAVLGQLISWQRLREELQVYVSAVQEVVQINLLSFNQLEVCVALRPRPSSDLSSNELEPLKLSVTWSSDERFRLQVNEGTAGLAEDCLSGRRSELSAALLEVMQCYLGQAELLSEIQALRSSFAIDWRPARRLLVYLKSALLVCHLEVEEGYPSSGRARLLSVRRDGQPLDTSGLKPHKTDLSLTDWLVFLCSSPLI